One part of the Arthrobacter tumbae genome encodes these proteins:
- a CDS encoding ABC transporter substrate-binding protein, producing the protein MIKSSTRGFRRSLLGLTAGLTAALAMTACGANSDPQGGTESEGAEGSSGPLTVGSADFPESQIIAEVYAGALNAAGIEADTQLNIGSREIYYQALVDGSVDIIPDYSGNLLLFLDAEATAESAEDIVGALPDALEAESPDMNLGILEASEAENKDAMVVTAATAEEYGLTSIEDMAEVCDELVIGAPSTFSERAYGLPGLEENYGCVPESFEAINDGGGAVTLEALLNDTVQVADIYTTTPSIADNDLVVLEDPANNFIAQQVLPLVNLDTVGEEAQSVLNEVSSMLTTEDLIDLNREVSGDEKRNPADAAADWLEEKGLAGE; encoded by the coding sequence ATGATCAAATCATCCACGCGCGGCTTCCGCCGCAGCCTGCTCGGGCTGACCGCAGGGCTCACCGCGGCGCTTGCCATGACTGCCTGCGGGGCCAATTCGGATCCCCAGGGCGGAACGGAGAGCGAAGGCGCAGAGGGCAGCAGCGGTCCGTTGACCGTCGGCTCCGCTGATTTCCCCGAGAGCCAGATCATCGCCGAGGTCTACGCAGGCGCGCTCAACGCCGCGGGCATCGAGGCTGACACCCAGCTCAACATCGGATCGCGTGAGATCTACTACCAGGCGCTCGTCGACGGATCCGTTGACATCATCCCCGACTACAGCGGCAACCTGCTCCTCTTCCTGGACGCTGAAGCCACCGCGGAGTCCGCGGAGGACATCGTTGGAGCGCTGCCCGACGCCTTGGAAGCCGAGTCTCCCGATATGAATCTCGGGATCCTGGAGGCGTCTGAAGCTGAGAACAAGGACGCCATGGTTGTCACCGCTGCAACGGCTGAGGAATACGGTCTGACGTCGATAGAAGACATGGCCGAGGTCTGCGACGAGTTGGTGATCGGTGCGCCGAGCACCTTCTCCGAACGCGCTTACGGGTTGCCGGGCCTGGAGGAGAACTACGGCTGTGTGCCGGAGTCCTTCGAAGCAATCAACGACGGCGGCGGTGCAGTGACGCTGGAAGCGCTGCTGAATGACACGGTCCAGGTTGCGGACATCTACACCACGACGCCGTCAATTGCCGACAACGATCTTGTGGTGTTGGAAGACCCGGCCAACAACTTCATCGCCCAGCAGGTGCTGCCCCTGGTGAACCTGGACACGGTCGGCGAGGAAGCGCAGTCGGTCCTGAATGAAGTCTCCAGCATGCTCACCACTGAGGATCTCATCGACCTCAACCGCGAGGTAAGCGGCGACGAAAAGCGCAACCCCGCAGACGCTGCCGCTGACTGGCTCGAGGAAAAGGGTCTGGCCGGCGAGTAA
- a CDS encoding ABC transporter permease yields MDYSSSNLLVQMFEWLTFGPNWSGLGGIPVRIIEHLGYTALTILIAAAIAVPVGLLVGHTGKGRIIIVSGVGILRALPTLGVLILFVLLAGLGLMPPIWALVLLAVPPILAGVYAGISSVNPAVVDAARSMGMNEAQVLFRVEIPNGLQVILGGFRAAVLQVVATAAVVAFINLGGLGVFLIEGTQLRDNGRLFGGAVVIAVVAIAVDSVMALLQRFAVSPGLRTSRVPAESSKTSGQEVHVSSQGGTP; encoded by the coding sequence ATGGATTACTCAAGCAGCAACCTGCTGGTCCAGATGTTCGAGTGGCTCACGTTCGGGCCGAACTGGAGCGGACTCGGTGGAATTCCGGTCCGGATCATCGAGCACCTGGGGTACACAGCGCTCACCATCCTTATCGCGGCTGCCATTGCGGTGCCGGTCGGACTCCTCGTGGGGCACACGGGAAAGGGCCGCATCATCATCGTGTCCGGTGTCGGAATCCTGCGCGCCCTTCCCACGCTGGGCGTGCTCATCCTGTTCGTGCTGCTGGCAGGCCTTGGACTGATGCCGCCGATCTGGGCCCTCGTGCTCCTGGCCGTCCCGCCCATCCTCGCGGGCGTCTACGCAGGAATCTCATCCGTGAACCCCGCAGTCGTGGACGCCGCCCGAAGCATGGGGATGAACGAAGCGCAGGTGCTGTTCCGGGTGGAGATTCCCAACGGGCTGCAGGTGATTCTTGGCGGCTTCCGCGCAGCAGTCCTTCAGGTGGTGGCGACGGCCGCCGTCGTCGCCTTCATCAATCTGGGAGGGCTGGGAGTCTTCCTGATCGAAGGCACCCAACTGCGGGACAACGGGCGCCTTTTCGGTGGTGCCGTGGTGATCGCCGTCGTCGCCATTGCGGTAGACAGCGTCATGGCACTGCTTCAACGATTTGCTGTCTCGCCGGGCCTGCGGACTTCCCGCGTACCGGCGGAATCGTCAAAGACCAGTGGGCAGGAAGTCCACGTCAGTTCACAAGGAGGAACACCATGA
- a CDS encoding ABC transporter permease has product MQWFIDNFSYIAELTGYHLVQAILPLVLGVIIAVPVAQAARLSKPLGGVILTTSALLYTVPSLAMFVLLPLILGTQVLDMINVIVALTIYAVALLVRSTLDALNSIDDGVRQAAVAMGFTPLRRFLTVDLPLSIPVLFAGLRVISVTNISLVSVGALIGIPSLGTLFTDGLFRSFPTVIVIGIIVTLVLALVMDLMLVLLERLLTPWSRAAKVTAAPDQTDPVRALSTDVPNAGGV; this is encoded by the coding sequence ATGCAGTGGTTCATCGACAACTTCTCCTACATCGCGGAGCTCACGGGATACCACCTTGTGCAGGCGATTCTTCCCCTGGTCCTCGGCGTCATCATTGCGGTTCCGGTCGCGCAGGCGGCACGACTCAGCAAGCCGCTCGGGGGAGTAATCCTCACGACGTCGGCACTGCTGTACACGGTGCCCTCGCTTGCCATGTTCGTGCTGCTTCCGCTCATTCTCGGAACGCAGGTCCTAGACATGATCAACGTCATCGTCGCGCTGACCATCTACGCGGTGGCGCTGCTGGTCCGGTCAACTTTGGACGCGCTGAATTCCATTGACGACGGCGTCCGCCAGGCAGCGGTAGCGATGGGCTTCACCCCGCTGCGCCGTTTCCTGACCGTGGACCTGCCGCTATCCATCCCCGTGCTGTTCGCGGGCCTTCGGGTGATCTCGGTGACCAACATTTCGCTGGTCTCCGTAGGCGCGCTGATCGGTATTCCGAGCCTCGGCACCCTGTTCACCGACGGTCTGTTCAGGTCCTTCCCCACCGTGATCGTGATCGGGATCATCGTGACGCTCGTCCTTGCCCTCGTCATGGACCTGATGCTGGTGCTACTCGAACGGCTGCTCACACCCTGGTCGCGCGCGGCGAAGGTCACCGCTGCCCCGGACCAGACCGATCCGGTGCGCGCGCTGTCGACTGACGTCCCGAATGCGGGGGGCGTCTGA
- a CDS encoding ABC transporter ATP-binding protein, translating to MIQFRNVSKSYGGGAAAVENLSMDIDRGTVTVLVGPSGCGKTTSLRMINRMVEPTSGSILVDGQDIGQQRASELRRSMGYVMQSSGLLPHRTVLDNIMTVPRLNGVPRTTARKRAAELLDVVGLAPALGKRYPGQLSGGQQQRVGVARALAADPPILLMDEPFSAVDPVVRHELQEELLRLQRDLAKTIVFVTHDIDEATILGDKVAVFATGGRLAQYAAPEEILRAPVDDFVAGFVGRDRGFRRLSFQDGDGVQVHPVETVRVSRLADPSVSVDSSWTLAVDDDGRPQGWVPRAMRDSVRSVNDLVPGGSLYRRGDSLRRALDAALSAPSGLGVTVDDDGQVLGVVQAAEVLELIEEARLNRGRTDHNTAV from the coding sequence ATGATCCAGTTCCGTAACGTCTCCAAAAGCTACGGCGGGGGAGCGGCGGCGGTGGAGAACCTCAGTATGGACATCGATCGGGGCACCGTCACTGTCCTTGTGGGGCCTTCGGGCTGCGGCAAGACCACCTCCCTGCGCATGATCAACCGGATGGTGGAACCTACCTCCGGGAGCATCCTGGTCGACGGCCAGGACATCGGCCAGCAGCGGGCCTCCGAGCTGCGGCGGTCCATGGGGTACGTCATGCAGTCTTCGGGCCTGCTGCCGCACCGGACGGTACTGGACAACATCATGACCGTGCCGCGGCTGAACGGGGTGCCGCGAACAACTGCACGGAAACGGGCGGCTGAATTGCTCGACGTCGTCGGCCTCGCACCCGCGCTCGGCAAGAGGTACCCCGGCCAACTGTCGGGCGGTCAGCAGCAGCGTGTCGGTGTTGCACGCGCTCTTGCTGCAGACCCGCCGATCCTCCTGATGGACGAGCCCTTCAGCGCGGTTGACCCGGTGGTGCGCCACGAGCTCCAGGAAGAGCTGCTTCGGCTCCAGCGGGACCTCGCCAAGACCATCGTCTTCGTCACCCATGACATCGATGAGGCAACCATCCTCGGTGACAAGGTTGCGGTTTTCGCCACCGGCGGCCGGCTGGCCCAGTATGCGGCTCCGGAAGAGATCCTGCGCGCGCCCGTAGATGATTTCGTGGCCGGGTTCGTGGGCAGGGACCGCGGGTTCCGCCGCCTGTCTTTCCAGGATGGCGACGGCGTACAGGTCCACCCCGTCGAGACCGTGAGGGTGAGCCGGCTCGCCGATCCGAGCGTTTCCGTCGATTCCTCCTGGACTCTGGCGGTCGACGACGACGGGCGCCCCCAGGGATGGGTGCCGCGGGCGATGCGGGACAGCGTTCGTTCCGTCAACGACCTCGTGCCCGGCGGTTCCCTGTACCGCCGTGGTGATTCGCTCCGCCGCGCGCTCGATGCGGCGTTGTCTGCGCCGTCCGGTCTGGGTGTCACGGTCGACGATGATGGGCAGGTCCTCGGTGTGGTCCAAGCGGCCGAGGTACTCGAGCTCATCGAGGAGGCACGCCTGAACCGCGGCCGTACCGATCACAACACGGCGGTCTGA
- the rsgA gene encoding ribosome small subunit-dependent GTPase A has translation MNTLSEYGFTDRIRGLFSFTFPSALPLPGHPALEPARAIRADRGRVLLITNHGPLQVETDGTVVTGDWVALARNNDDDGAVPPAVVGILPRYSTLQRKKAHDPLSEAQVLGANIDLVGVVVPIDRPLSANRLERTLVAAWDSGAVPLVILTKADLSSRFDAVVSQTVERARGVEVFTTSAEAGDGLDALHVRIGAGSTLALIGPSGAGKSTLINALVGFHAQDTGEVRAGDGKGRHTTTARELIPLGSGSVLMDTPGVRGFALWDAEDGLEAVFGDIEELFLHCRFTDCAHGSEPGCAVQTALGTGELEERRWLSYGKMQRELASLHRRQSIAEQRRHGRSFHRTAKEAAMAKDFRNRFREG, from the coding sequence TTGAACACGCTTTCCGAGTACGGCTTCACCGACCGCATCCGCGGCCTCTTCTCCTTCACTTTCCCGTCCGCCCTTCCATTACCGGGCCACCCCGCCCTCGAACCGGCGCGCGCAATCCGTGCCGACCGCGGACGGGTTCTGCTCATCACCAACCACGGCCCGCTGCAGGTGGAAACCGACGGCACAGTGGTGACCGGTGACTGGGTGGCGCTTGCACGAAACAACGACGACGACGGCGCGGTGCCACCCGCCGTCGTCGGCATCCTTCCGCGTTACTCGACCCTGCAGCGCAAGAAAGCGCATGATCCGCTGTCCGAGGCGCAGGTACTTGGAGCCAATATCGATCTGGTCGGCGTGGTGGTGCCGATCGACCGTCCGCTCTCCGCCAACAGGCTCGAGCGGACCCTCGTTGCAGCCTGGGACTCGGGCGCGGTGCCCCTGGTCATCCTGACCAAAGCCGATCTGAGCAGCCGGTTCGATGCCGTGGTGTCCCAGACCGTCGAGCGTGCCCGGGGCGTGGAGGTTTTCACCACCTCCGCCGAGGCCGGTGACGGCCTTGATGCACTTCACGTCCGGATCGGTGCGGGAAGCACGCTGGCACTGATCGGTCCCTCGGGCGCAGGCAAGTCGACGCTGATCAACGCGCTGGTGGGGTTTCATGCCCAGGATACGGGGGAAGTGCGCGCGGGTGACGGAAAGGGACGGCATACCACCACGGCGCGGGAGCTCATCCCGCTGGGATCCGGTTCGGTCCTCATGGATACTCCGGGCGTGCGGGGCTTCGCCCTGTGGGACGCCGAGGACGGACTCGAGGCGGTCTTCGGTGATATTGAGGAACTCTTTCTGCACTGCAGGTTCACGGATTGTGCGCACGGTTCCGAGCCGGGGTGTGCCGTCCAAACGGCACTTGGCACGGGCGAACTGGAGGAGCGCCGCTGGCTGAGCTACGGGAAGATGCAGCGGGAGCTTGCCAGCCTTCACCGCCGCCAGAGCATCGCCGAGCAGCGCCGGCACGGCCGGTCCTTCCACCGCACGGCGAAGGAGGCGGCCATGGCGAAGGACTTCCGCAATCGCTTCCGGGAAGGATGA
- a CDS encoding NUDIX hydrolase, protein MAQEWDTRVGAYAVVVRDGMILLAHWNELGRQGWTLPGGGLELGEDAPTAAVREVLEETGYVVELDELLGVDSLHIRPEDRLNGSGRPMHALRIVYRAHPVAGELVHELDGSTDEAAWVPLADVPELARVELVDTAIRLSYQSQGRALL, encoded by the coding sequence ATGGCGCAGGAATGGGACACCCGGGTAGGTGCGTATGCCGTCGTCGTGCGGGATGGAATGATCCTGCTGGCGCACTGGAATGAGCTCGGCAGGCAGGGGTGGACGCTGCCGGGAGGCGGGCTGGAACTTGGCGAGGACGCACCAACCGCCGCCGTCCGCGAGGTGCTGGAGGAGACCGGCTACGTCGTCGAACTCGACGAGCTCCTGGGGGTTGACAGCCTCCACATCCGGCCGGAAGACCGGCTGAACGGCTCCGGGCGGCCGATGCACGCGCTGCGCATTGTCTACCGCGCGCACCCGGTTGCCGGCGAGCTCGTCCACGAACTGGACGGGTCCACCGATGAAGCGGCCTGGGTGCCCCTCGCCGATGTGCCCGAACTGGCACGCGTCGAACTCGTTGACACAGCAATCCGGCTCTCTTACCAAAGTCAGGGCCGGGCGCTACTATAA
- a CDS encoding N-acetylglucosamine kinase, which yields MPEHKHENPAADVVGLDIGGTKTHGVRWSAGVVVAEGKSGSANVQNVTAEEAAANLAELFTALGGQVGQVVAGSGGVDTDEDAGALRQLIAGQVPRARIDVVHDTRLILAAGEASTGIAVIAGTGSVAWGLDSGGRQARSGGWGYLLGDEGSGYWVGREAVRATLHRFNRAEPLGVLGASLLQATGVQEPEELIALFHRPSGRRYWAGHAHLVFEAAEAGDSAAQKIIDDGARYLCGLVTDVASVLEAHSPVIIGGGLAVHQPKLQALIRAGLEKDGFSDVRFLSADPVHGVDYLLRTGAL from the coding sequence ATGCCAGAACACAAGCACGAGAATCCAGCTGCCGACGTCGTCGGTCTTGATATCGGCGGCACCAAAACGCACGGAGTGCGCTGGAGCGCGGGTGTTGTGGTCGCCGAAGGGAAAAGCGGGAGCGCCAATGTCCAGAACGTCACCGCGGAGGAAGCGGCCGCGAACCTGGCCGAGCTGTTCACTGCGCTGGGCGGGCAGGTCGGTCAGGTGGTGGCCGGCTCCGGAGGCGTGGATACCGACGAGGACGCCGGCGCCCTCCGACAGCTGATCGCAGGGCAGGTGCCGCGCGCCCGGATCGACGTTGTCCACGACACCCGCCTTATCCTCGCCGCGGGGGAGGCCTCCACCGGCATCGCGGTCATCGCCGGCACGGGTTCCGTCGCGTGGGGGCTGGACTCCGGCGGACGGCAGGCGCGTTCAGGCGGCTGGGGATACCTGCTCGGTGACGAGGGCAGCGGCTACTGGGTGGGCAGGGAAGCTGTGCGCGCAACGCTCCACCGCTTCAACCGCGCGGAACCGCTCGGCGTGCTGGGCGCATCGCTCCTTCAAGCCACCGGCGTGCAGGAGCCCGAAGAACTCATCGCCCTGTTCCACCGGCCGTCGGGAAGGCGCTACTGGGCAGGCCACGCGCACCTGGTCTTCGAGGCGGCCGAGGCCGGCGACAGCGCCGCCCAAAAGATCATCGACGACGGCGCACGTTACCTGTGCGGGCTGGTCACCGACGTCGCCTCAGTTCTCGAGGCACACAGCCCGGTCATCATCGGCGGCGGCCTTGCCGTGCACCAGCCGAAGCTGCAGGCGCTGATCCGCGCCGGGCTGGAGAAGGACGGGTTCAGTGACGTGCGGTTCCTCAGCGCCGACCCCGTGCACGGCGTGGACTACCTCCTGCGAACGGGCGCCCTGTAG
- a CDS encoding Lrp/AsnC family transcriptional regulator, translating into MTNSRRPDGLDPVDRRIVQELLADARITNAQLAEKVGVAPSTALLRTRQLTERGVITGYHAEVNLAAIGRAVQALISVQLNGHNREEIDRFTSRVHALPEVVATFHVSGSVDYLIHLAVADTDALRDWVLDYLTTDPVVGHTETTLIFNRMEGNAGLLPGPG; encoded by the coding sequence ATGACGAACAGTCGCAGACCGGACGGACTGGATCCGGTGGACCGTCGAATCGTGCAGGAATTGCTGGCGGACGCGCGGATCACTAATGCGCAGCTCGCCGAGAAAGTGGGCGTTGCACCGTCCACCGCGCTGCTGCGAACCCGCCAGCTGACGGAGCGCGGAGTCATCACCGGCTATCACGCCGAGGTGAATCTGGCCGCAATCGGCCGTGCGGTGCAGGCCCTGATCTCCGTCCAGCTCAACGGGCACAACCGCGAGGAGATCGACAGGTTCACCTCCCGGGTGCACGCCCTGCCCGAGGTGGTCGCCACGTTCCATGTTTCAGGTTCGGTGGACTACCTCATCCACCTCGCGGTTGCGGACACGGACGCCCTGAGGGACTGGGTACTGGACTACCTCACCACGGATCCGGTGGTGGGACATACGGAGACCACCCTGATCTTCAACCGCATGGAGGGCAACGCGGGCCTGCTGCCCGGACCTGGCTAG
- a CDS encoding ArsR/SmtB family transcription factor, protein MESAQPNDRTVDFNALKALTHPLRIQLLNALSQFGPQTASALAARLGESSGSTSYHLRQLARHELVREVEGRGSARERWWERPPGALNLYSSDMAHDPGTRDVAAIVTREFSHNRAGLLEDYLERGPFVLPEEWLDASVISTINARLTAAQLAELSDELMRLARDLFEKYRPDGNASPDAKAVQIHLNTFPIVQGQFPEPPSRKEHTP, encoded by the coding sequence ATGGAGTCCGCACAACCGAACGATCGCACAGTCGATTTCAACGCATTGAAGGCGCTGACGCATCCGCTGAGGATCCAGCTTCTCAACGCGTTGTCCCAGTTCGGCCCGCAGACTGCCAGTGCGCTCGCAGCCCGGCTCGGGGAGTCGAGCGGGTCCACCAGCTACCACCTCAGGCAGCTGGCGCGGCACGAGCTTGTCCGTGAAGTGGAAGGTAGAGGATCAGCGCGCGAGCGCTGGTGGGAGCGCCCACCCGGGGCCCTCAACCTCTATTCCAGTGACATGGCACATGATCCCGGCACCCGGGACGTAGCCGCAATCGTCACCCGGGAGTTCAGCCACAACAGGGCCGGACTGCTCGAGGACTACCTGGAACGCGGTCCCTTCGTTCTGCCGGAGGAGTGGCTCGATGCCTCGGTCATCTCCACCATCAACGCCCGGCTCACCGCTGCTCAACTGGCAGAGCTCTCGGATGAGCTGATGCGGCTCGCACGCGACCTCTTCGAAAAGTACCGCCCGGACGGCAACGCCTCGCCGGATGCCAAGGCCGTACAGATCCACCTCAACACCTTTCCGATCGTCCAGGGCCAGTTCCCTGAGCCTCCTTCCCGAAAAGAGCACACGCCATGA
- a CDS encoding MFS transporter, with the protein MSVISELRMRPAPAQSPRWDASVRTRLGLAVVVMATLLVGANLATPLYPLIRADLGLSAFDTTVAFSAYVLTLVAGLLLVGHWSDHIGRRAALVLAVLTGVVGVVVFGGATSLPMLVLGRCLQGAAVACATGASSAALRDLLPHRPEWASRFTLVASAGGVAAGPITGGLLSLFPEPTRLPFGIYAVFLALLLIPLVRLEARPAIKPALPARPLSALKPRRPAVSRTARRAFWSAAAVGFLSFAVFGFSLSLAPTYVTAMAGEVSRPLVGLLAGLVLAVSAATQLFPQGAAKPAQAGVVGLLVMAGGVALVPVAGSVGSVALLVAALVCAGAGQGVAFRILFNAVAQQVEGSQHAQIISTVYVITYLGSAVPVLGLGLAVDAVGLMTAVGFFSAAIAAACVGMAIFLRRSAASVT; encoded by the coding sequence ATGAGCGTCATCAGCGAATTGCGGATGCGTCCTGCACCTGCGCAGTCTCCCCGCTGGGACGCATCCGTGCGCACACGGCTCGGCCTCGCCGTCGTCGTTATGGCTACCCTGCTGGTGGGCGCGAATCTCGCGACGCCGCTCTACCCGCTGATCCGCGCCGACCTCGGCCTCAGCGCCTTCGATACGACAGTGGCGTTCTCCGCTTATGTTCTGACGCTTGTCGCGGGCCTGCTTCTGGTCGGTCACTGGTCGGACCATATCGGGCGCCGGGCCGCGCTGGTGCTCGCCGTCCTCACCGGTGTTGTGGGGGTCGTTGTGTTCGGCGGAGCCACATCGTTGCCCATGCTGGTCCTTGGCCGTTGCCTCCAGGGCGCGGCAGTGGCGTGCGCTACCGGGGCCAGTTCGGCCGCGCTGCGGGATCTGTTGCCGCACCGCCCGGAATGGGCTTCACGCTTCACACTGGTTGCGTCCGCGGGGGGAGTGGCCGCAGGGCCGATCACGGGCGGCCTGCTGTCCCTCTTCCCCGAACCGACCAGGCTTCCGTTCGGGATCTACGCCGTCTTCCTCGCGTTGCTTCTGATCCCACTGGTGCGGCTTGAGGCCCGCCCGGCGATCAAGCCCGCGTTGCCTGCCCGCCCGTTGTCCGCGCTGAAGCCGAGGCGCCCCGCAGTGTCCCGGACCGCACGCAGGGCGTTCTGGTCTGCTGCCGCCGTCGGATTCCTCAGTTTCGCTGTCTTCGGCTTTTCGCTCAGCCTGGCGCCGACGTATGTCACTGCCATGGCCGGAGAGGTCAGCAGGCCGCTGGTGGGCCTGCTTGCCGGACTGGTCCTGGCCGTCTCCGCTGCGACCCAACTCTTCCCGCAGGGGGCCGCGAAGCCCGCTCAGGCCGGCGTGGTCGGCCTGCTCGTCATGGCGGGCGGGGTAGCGCTTGTTCCGGTCGCGGGCAGTGTGGGAAGCGTTGCCCTCCTTGTTGCTGCGCTCGTTTGTGCCGGAGCGGGACAGGGGGTTGCCTTCCGGATTCTCTTCAACGCGGTTGCACAGCAGGTCGAGGGATCCCAGCATGCCCAGATCATCAGCACCGTCTACGTGATCACCTACCTCGGAAGCGCGGTGCCGGTACTCGGCCTGGGCCTCGCGGTGGATGCAGTGGGGCTCATGACGGCGGTTGGGTTCTTCTCCGCGGCGATCGCAGCCGCCTGCGTCGGGATGGCGATTTTCCTTCGCCGGAGCGCCGCATCAGTGACGTAG
- a CDS encoding Lrp/AsnC family transcriptional regulator, with product MLDRTDIRLLRELVHEPRSQVSQLSETLGMARNTAQARMQRLFRSGILRRSGRELDLARLEYDVVAFITIEVTHRELDGVISALRTLEQVLEVHEISGRGDVWCRVAAKDTHHLQSALRSVLRIKGVIRTETVLALHEHIPYRVEPLLDRLLAEKKSQTRPSSDS from the coding sequence ATGCTGGACCGAACGGACATCCGCCTCCTTCGCGAACTGGTCCACGAACCGCGCTCGCAGGTCAGTCAGCTCAGCGAGACTCTCGGCATGGCCCGCAACACCGCCCAGGCGAGGATGCAGCGGCTGTTCCGATCCGGCATCCTGCGCCGGAGCGGAAGGGAACTGGACCTCGCACGCCTGGAGTACGACGTCGTCGCTTTTATCACGATCGAGGTGACGCACAGGGAACTGGACGGTGTCATCTCGGCGTTGCGCACACTGGAACAGGTGCTCGAAGTCCATGAGATCTCGGGCCGGGGCGATGTATGGTGCCGCGTCGCGGCGAAGGACACGCATCATCTGCAGTCGGCGCTGCGGTCGGTCTTGCGCATCAAGGGCGTGATCCGCACCGAGACGGTACTGGCCCTCCATGAACACATCCCGTACCGCGTGGAGCCGCTCCTTGACCGGCTGCTTGCCGAGAAGAAGTCACAGACCAGGCCGTCTTCCGACTCCTGA
- a CDS encoding sensor histidine kinase, whose translation MTRPDADSSTRPGTGADSPPPREAPPTERIPLGPPPASEPTILVKVPRADADTPVAAAQQEGRPGLGTRLLASLRGYSSVRTRVLAAMLVLSALGLLLAGATAYALQRNDLNSDMDESLTRSFQELETLLATGIDPDTLEPFVEADQLVYLVMQRTLTQPNEGMMAVRDDQVIFFANEEVEVRLEDDPALVNYVTDVAPSDQVTVQSVSTAFTDYRVLVAPVMLANDAQPTFFVLGFDAEAEHRQLNRTFGTYALISFATLALIGVVGFLLVGKLLDPIRRVRTTAQRITDTDLSQRIEVTGNDDLSDLTRTVNAMLDRLEGSFTSQRQLLDDVGHELRTPITIVQGHLELQDSTDPRDVQAVRDIALDELDRMRLLVDDLVTLAGIAGPNFVRPEPVNLGRLTDDVMDKARTLGARRWIIDSRAEAIAVLDPRRITQAWLQLVANSVKFTEEGTTIAIGSRKDDDGAWLWVRDEGTGIAREDQKRIFDRFERGPSSKRTEGAGLGLTIVSAITEAHGGEVELRSAPGQGSTFTMAIPSLPLGSSPATTEEERP comes from the coding sequence ATGACTAGGCCCGACGCCGACTCCTCCACCCGTCCCGGGACCGGTGCGGACTCACCACCACCGAGGGAAGCACCACCCACGGAGCGCATTCCCCTGGGCCCTCCCCCGGCCTCCGAGCCGACCATCCTCGTGAAGGTGCCGCGCGCGGACGCAGACACCCCCGTCGCGGCGGCCCAACAGGAAGGCAGGCCCGGCCTTGGAACCCGTCTCCTGGCGTCGCTGCGCGGATACTCATCGGTGCGCACCCGGGTTCTGGCCGCCATGCTGGTCCTCAGCGCGCTCGGGCTGCTGCTTGCCGGTGCCACTGCCTATGCACTCCAGCGCAACGATCTCAACAGCGACATGGATGAATCGCTGACGCGCAGTTTCCAGGAGCTGGAAACCCTACTGGCCACCGGTATTGATCCCGACACGCTGGAGCCGTTCGTGGAGGCCGACCAGCTGGTCTATCTGGTGATGCAGCGGACGCTGACCCAGCCCAACGAGGGAATGATGGCGGTACGCGATGACCAGGTGATTTTCTTCGCGAACGAGGAGGTCGAAGTCCGGCTCGAGGATGATCCGGCGCTGGTCAACTATGTGACTGATGTGGCGCCGTCGGATCAGGTGACCGTCCAGTCGGTGAGTACCGCCTTCACCGACTACCGGGTTCTGGTGGCCCCGGTCATGCTTGCCAACGACGCCCAGCCCACCTTCTTCGTTCTGGGGTTTGATGCCGAAGCGGAGCACCGCCAGCTGAACCGGACCTTCGGCACCTACGCACTGATCAGCTTTGCCACGCTGGCTCTCATCGGCGTCGTCGGCTTCCTTCTCGTGGGCAAGCTGCTCGATCCCATCCGCAGGGTCCGCACCACTGCACAGCGCATCACCGACACGGACCTGTCGCAGCGGATCGAGGTGACCGGCAACGATGATCTCTCTGACCTGACCCGCACGGTCAACGCGATGCTTGACCGGCTGGAGGGATCCTTCACGTCACAGCGCCAGCTGCTCGACGACGTCGGTCATGAGTTGCGCACGCCGATCACCATTGTGCAGGGCCATCTGGAGCTGCAGGACTCAACAGATCCGCGCGACGTCCAGGCAGTGCGTGACATCGCCCTGGATGAGCTCGACCGGATGCGCCTGCTCGTGGATGACCTGGTGACCCTGGCCGGCATAGCGGGGCCGAACTTCGTTCGCCCTGAACCGGTGAATCTCGGCAGGCTGACCGACGATGTCATGGACAAGGCACGGACGCTGGGTGCCCGCCGTTGGATCATCGACTCGCGGGCGGAGGCGATCGCTGTGCTGGATCCCCGCCGCATCACCCAGGCATGGCTGCAACTGGTCGCCAACTCGGTGAAATTCACCGAGGAAGGAACCACGATCGCGATCGGCTCCCGCAAGGACGACGACGGCGCGTGGCTCTGGGTGCGCGACGAAGGCACCGGCATTGCCCGCGAGGACCAGAAGAGGATCTTCGATCGCTTCGAGCGCGGGCCGAGCAGCAAGCGCACCGAGGGCGCCGGTCTCGGCCTCACGATCGTCAGCGCTATTACGGAGGCGCACGGGGGTGAGGTTGAGCTTCGGTCCGCACCCGGACAGGGCTCGACGTTCACCATGGCGATCCCGTCCCTGCCCCTGGGCTCCTCCCCCGCCACTACTGAGGAAGAACGCCCGTGA